Within Anolis sagrei isolate rAnoSag1 chromosome 3, rAnoSag1.mat, whole genome shotgun sequence, the genomic segment tgttttaattgctgtctatattttatctgtattacgtgtaggcattgaattgtgcctttttgtaagccgccctgagtcccccctcgggggttgagaagggcggagtagaagtacacgaaataaataaataaataaataaataaataaataaataaaataattggtgGGGTTTGCAGTGGTCCCTGGAGGCAGGTGAAGGGACTGCAAATCGCATTGTCCatattccacccccccccccccaaaccttacCAGGGCGTAACACTGGTCATGTGGATTCTGTGTCCCAGGTTTAGACCaggtccatcattagtggagtgtgggttgcagtggtttctggAGGCGAGGGCCAAAGTGGGTGACGGTACTGCAAACACCATCATCTGTGATCCATCCTCccctcaaacctcaccaggacagaagtgccttaacataaaagcatcagcatgcaGTTTATAATGTACTAATTTGCAAACATGACATGCAAATGAAAGTAcccctgcagatggccatccagcctctgtttaaaagcctctgtgAGGAAGCGTATGCTTACTGCCCCCAATTTGTAaccgtttgtaaaggagccaccacgttgtcagggtttatttatttgatagctaATAGTATTGATTTGGTCTTCCTTCTGTGTAGCGGGACTTAACTCGGAAAGAAATTGTCTCAGAGGCAAGGCTTTAGGAAAAGAACAGTAACACGTGCATTGAAATGTAGAGGAAACCTGATGGGTTCAATGGTTCTCTTCTCTTCGAGGTACagatcttcaaaggttacatttataactttgCTTAAACAaagtttagattactgcaacactctctacgtggggttgcctctgaagactgcctggaagctacagctagtccaacgctcggcagccagactactaacgggggctgggtccAGGGCGCATACCACTCcgttgttgcaccagctccactggctgactattagcttccgagcacaattcaaagtgctggagttaacctataaagccctaaacgactccggccctgtttacctctccaaacgtattctcccctacgaaccatcaagattattaagattgtctggagaggccctgctctcggtcccaccggcctcgcaagtgcgtctggtggggacgagggacagggccttctcggtggtggcccctcgactctggaattctctcccactggagatcagaactgccccttctatcctgacattcaggaaacaggtgaagacgtggttatggagacaggcattcgatgagtgaaccaacaccctgagatatggatggaagatgatgtacaatcgattttagtatgacggctgaccattgtagttatggaatgtatttgctgttttaatgtgctattgtaatatgaattatgttgttttactgactgtatgtgattttatggttggaaaccggtctgagtccctcaaaagaggtgagaaggtcagtatacaaaacttttaaataaataaataaataaataaataaaactctggaacggactcttccttccactaaacaggtttcaaacttagtTCCTTTCaaaagatgtttctttctttctttctttaactgATTGGTTCAGGCACACGCTTATCCTTGCGTTATGATGGTTCTGTTACAATAAAGATACTTATTAGGgtttcccctcttttttccacaaccgttacttttaatataaataagccACCTGACTTATCTAAACGATCTTGgctcaaagccctaaacggttccggcccaagcgacctatctgaccgcatctctgcctatgaacccacaagggctttgagatcttctggggaggccctgctctcgatcccgcgtGCTTCTCaagtacggctggcggggacgagagatagggccttctcggtggtggcccctcggctgtggaatgcccttcccacggatattaggctagcaccatccctaatggtattccgtaagaaagttaaaacctggctgttcgagcaggcgttcgaataattagtgcaataattggtaatggacataggaatggaaaatggttgacgagtctggattatgtttttgtggatgagacgatagtgaatagttATTGTAGtaagtgtttattaattgtgtgctgcgcgggattgttaactgttttatattggcattgaatttctgctgttcttgttggttgtgagtcgccttcgtgtcatccgcaaccagaacattgtattacatttctaacagaacaaaacaagcaaacagacaaaaccaaacaaaacaaaaaaacacaaattttgcaaacttggtagctgattaaatgtcctttgaccagtatctggccccttggagtgcctctggtgttgccgcaagaaggtcctccattgtgcatgtggtagggctcaggttgactattgcagcaggtggtcagtggttggctcttctccgcactcacatgtcgtggattccactttgtaaccccatttctgaaggttggctctgcatctcgtggtgccagagcgcagtctgttcagcgccttccaagttgcccagtcttctgtgtgcccaggggggagtctctcagccttcgggctgagaacagcggtatataagtaaagtaagtaaataaataaataaagccaaaccctgattcttaatatcAAAGAATCCGTCTTCCCCTGTAGTTTTTTAACTACAGAATTCCTGCTGGTTTTCCACACACAACAGGGCCAACCACCTCTGTAGTTCACCGACCACAGAcagtttaaaatggctgccctgccaagtggcagttggctccgcccctatctccatagcaactcagctcaaagCAAGCTAAGCCGGTTACCATCCCCCTATATTATGCAATACTACATACTTACCGTTACTAACCCTTATTTATAACGATACATAACTGTAGGAAAAAATGTACACATCATcacagcctccaaggaaggaatttCCACTGGACcccgaagcagagagttccactgctgaacaggtctccacgtggccaggaagttcttcctcatgttccgatggaatctcctttctttcctgtcactTCCACCCATGGCTCCACGgagtcctcgtctccagggcagcagaaggaagcctctccctcttccttaggacaccCTTCCACGTATTTGTGCATTGCTTCCATGTCTCCTcctcccaaccttctcttctgtggttGAACAGCTCTTTCAGGCGCTCCTCTTCAGAGGGATGGTTCATGGTCTCCAGGCCTTTCGTCCTTTgagcctctctcttcctctgatcaccttccagcttagagtccatCTCTCTTTTGAACCGTCGGCCCAGAACTAGACCCAGAACTAgacccagtgtgattccaggtgctactgttatgaatcgtaatgtaaatatctgatatgcaggatgtgttttcattcactggaccaaatttggcacagatacccgatacgcccaaatttacttacttattaggcgaaccctcatagctcgaggacgatggtcttccagatgtggtgtcttggcggtgggtctgcagatggctgtggagccctagtcttgacccgcatgttctcccgcattgaggacatcggtttccaggtgacaATGATCTTcactgcccaaatttgaataacggtggggggattttttttgggggggggggtagattgactttgtcatttgggagttgtagttgctgggatttatacttcaccttcaaccaaagagcattctgaacaatggagttgaaccaaatgtggtacacagaactctaatgaccaacagcaaatactggaagggtttggtaggcattgaccttgagttttggatttgtagttcacctacatccagagaggactgtggactcaggcTATGATGgagctggatcaaacttggtacgcATACTCAGTATACCGAAATgtaaacactggcagagtttcGGGAGAATAgagcttggcatttgggagttgtagttactgggattcacctacaatcaaagagcactctgaaccctgcccacaatggatctgcaccaaacttggcacactacctacatggccaacatggaATACTGATGGTATTgggaggctgtttttgaattctggaagttgtagttcacaaacaccaaaaaggaagagaaggggagagatcTTCAAAAGgcttcctaagactatcagaaatatgtgttttatgatggtctttggtggcccctctgaaaGCCCCCTTGCTGCCCCCCAAGGGCCCCGCCCcctaggttgggaaacactgccttatatcgACCTTCCTGGTCACTGAGTtcttcaggagagacccttcccttggtcccacttccatctcaagcttggctggtgggaatgagagagagggccttcttggtgtctgcccctcgactctggaactccctcctcaaggAAGCCAAAATGGGCCCCTCCTTGCTGTTGTCCTTATTGCAAGAGGCTAAAgctttttttattcaggcaggctttcaaGAAGATTTTaactttagtaatcccaaatcggtctcctgatacggtaagtaggtgtaaccaggatggcggtccctcgggatcgaaagtggtgctgttgaacgccagatctgtcaacggcaaaacaactgtcatccaggatttaatcttggatgagcgggcagatctggcgtgcatcacggagacctggctggacgaagctggaggtgtaaatctgacccagctttgtccacccgggttctctgtgcagcatcaaccgagatccggagggcggggaggcggggttgcagtagtctatagagattctattcctctgaccaggacccccatcccgcagtcaacaaattttgaatgcgtccacctgagggtgggtgaccgggacagattagggattctgctagtgtaccgtccacctcgctgcactacagtctccctacctgagctagcgggggtagtctcggacctggcattggagtcccagcggctgcttgtgctgggggacttcaatgtccatgctgaggctgccctaacgggagcggctcaggacttcatgtctaccatggcgaccatgggtctgtcccaacaagtatctggccccacccacagtgctggacatacattggacttggttttctgtcagggatgggaggaaggtggcggtgttgaggagttatccatctctccgttgccatggaccgaccacttcctggtcagctttagacttactgcgccccctaacctccgcagaggtggaggacctattaaattggtccgccccaggaggcttatggatccggaaggattcctgacggctcttggggattttcccgccaccgcggttggtgatcctgttgatgccctggtcgctctctggaatggggagatgactagggcaatagacacgatcgctccagaacgtcccctctcaagtagccgatctaaaccggccccttggtttactgaggagctggcggtgttgaagcgaaagaagagggaactagagagcgtgtggcgttcggatccgagcgagtcaaaccgaacacggtttgtggcctttttaaggtcatatgccgcggcaataagagccgctaagaaaactttcttcgcggccactattgcgtctgcaaagaaccgtccggctgaactgttccgagttgtcagaggccttttaaaacccaccactcaggatgggtgccctgatgactcggctgctcgctgtgaagcttttgctcggttctttgcagacaaagtcgccttgatccgctctggactggatgccgcattaacggcagtctctgaggatgtaacacgagcatctgcttgtccgattttgatggattcatttcaattggttcaaaccgaggatgtggacaaggtgcttggaggaatgagagctaccacatgcatcctagacccctgcccatcctggcttctaaaggaggccagagggggattggccgagtgggttaaggtggtggttaatgcctcccttcgggaaggcatttttccagccagcttaaagcaagctgcaataaaaccgctgttgaagaagccatcactggaccccactcaattggcaaactatcggcctgtttccaatcttccctttttgggcaaagtcatggaacgtgtggtggcctcacaactccaggcattcttggtagacacggattatctggatccggcacagtctggctttaggccggggcatggtaccgagacagccttggtcgccttagtggatgatctccgtcgggagctcgacagggggagtgtgtccctgttggtgctactcgacctctcagcggccttcgataccgtcgaccacggtatccttctgggacgcctcgcgggaatgggtctcggaggtactgctctgcagtggctccggtcattcctcgagggtcggtctcagaaggtgtcattgggggactcctgttctaccccacaacctttgttttgtggggttcctcagggttcaatactgtcccccatgttgttcaacatctacatgaagccgctgggcgagatcatccggagtttcggggtgcggtgtcatctgtacgcagatgatgtccagctctgtcactccttcccacccgctactaaggaggctgtcgaggtcctgaaccaatgcttggccgctgtgacggtctggatgggggcgaacaaattgaaattgaatccagacaagacagaggtgctcctggtcagtcgcaaggccgaacagggtatagggttacagcctgtgttagacggggtcgcactccccctgaagacacaggttcgcagtttgggtgtgatcctggactcatcgctgagcctggagccccaggtttcggcggtgaccaggggagcattcgcacagttaagactcgtgcgccaactgcgaccgtaccttgggaagtctgacttggccacggtagtccacgctctggttacatcccgtcttgattactgcaacgctctctacgtggggttgcctttgaagacggcccggaagctccaactagtccaacgggcggcagccatggtattaacaggagcagggcgcagggagcacacaactcctctgctgtaccagcttcactggctaccgattagctaccgagcccaattcaaagtgctggttttgacctttaaagccctaaacggttctggccctacatacctatccgaacgtatctcggcctatcagcccaccaggacccttagatcttcaggagaagcccttctctccatcccacctgcttcacaggtgcggctcgtgggaacgagagatagggccttttctgcggtggccccccggctttggaatgccctccctactgaattaagatcagcgacctcgctaatggcatttaggaaaaaactaaaaacctggatgtttgagcaagtcttcaattgaccctCGTCGTgttgttttatctgaccatggattagcaatcaagacaacgaattggatgacgattttaactatgagatgtcccgatctgtattggtggcccaatactgcatatgttttttgtatgtattcttaattttaatttttatatgcttaagtgaattgtattttttaacattgtatattttaacatgttgtaaaccgcaatgagtcgccgcacaggctgagatattggcggtatacaagcataccaaataaataaataaataaataaataaataaagatcaattcagggggtgttgtggtttttaacCTTGGGtatgtttaaatggttttatctgggaatttttaaataccgtttatatttaattctgttttaatgtttgcatatttttatgttttaaattgtatgctgatgttttATGTTCATCTGCTTTCAGTATCCATGAGAGGAGATAAAGCAGGCTatgaatcaatataataataataataataataataataataataataataataataataacaacaacaacaacaacaacaatctttcatttcttttgtaaCCAGGTAAATGGGGATTCTATGGAGCCACCTCTTGAATGCAGTAAAGAAACCAATAACATAGGAAGAAGAAATCCTCTCAAAGTGATGATCTTGCAGAATGCTTGACCTCAcagataagaaagaaaaaaggagtcaAGTATCTGTATTGCAATTAAACACCCTTATTACTGTTGATATGgcagagaaaccctataaatgcctggagtgtggaaagagttttgctTGGAGTTCACTTCTACGTagacatcagaggactcacactggggagaaaccctttaaatgcctagagtgtggacagagcttcactgataaAGGAAATCTACATGCACATCAAAGGCGTCACACTGGGgcgaaaccctttaaatgcctaaagtgtggacagagcttcactcagaatggaagtctacgtagacatcaaagaatacacactggggagaaaccctataaatgcctggagtgtggacagagcttcactaatAAAGGAAATCTACATACACATCAgcggactcacactggggagaaaccctataaatgtctagagtgtggacagagcttcactcagaattcaggtctacattcacatcgaaagactcacactggggagaaaccctttaaatgcctggagtgtggccaGAGTTTTGCTTCGAGttcaaatctacgttcacatcaaaagacacacactggggagaagccctttaAATGtctagagtgtggaaagagcttcactcagaattcaCATCTACACTCACATCAgcagactcacactggggagaaatcctttaaatgcctggagtgtggccaGAGTTTTGCTCGGAGTACAatcctacgttcacatcaaaggactcacactggggagaaaccctttaaatgcctggagtgtggaaagagttttactCGGAGTACAatcctacgttcacatcaaaggactcacactggggagaaaccatttatATGCCTGGAGTGTGGCCAGAGTTTTGCTTCGAGTtcacatctacgttcacatcaaaagacacacactggggagaagccctttaaatgcctggagtgtggccaGAGCTTCACTGTGAATGGatctctacgttcacatcaaagaattcacactggggagaaaccatttaaatgcctggagtgtggacagagcttcgctcGGAGTGGAtatctacgtacacatcaaaggactcacactggggagaaaccttttaaatgcctggagtgtggacagagcttctctcAGAATGCACATTTACGTaaacatcagaggactcacactggggagaaaccctttgaatgcctggagtgtggacagtgcttcactcagaattcacacctacgtagacatcaaaggactcacactggggagaaaccatttatatgcctagagtgtggaaagagcttcactcagaattcacatctacgttcacatcaaaagacacacactggggagaagccctttaaatgcctggagtgtggccaGAGCTTCACTGTGAATGGATCTCTATgttcacatcaaagaattcacactggggagaaaccatttaaatgcctggagtgtggacagagcttcactcggagtggatatctacgtacacatcaaaggactcacactggggagaaacctttttaatgcctggagtgtggtcaGAGCTTCTCTCAGAATGCACATTTACGTaaacatcagaggactcacactggggagaaaccctttgaatgcctggagtgtggacagtgcTTCACTCAGAATGCACATCTACGAagacatcagaggactcacactggggagaaaccatttatatgcctagagtgtggacagagcttcactcagaatggaACTCTTCGTACACATCAAAGAatgcacactggggagaaaccctataaattcctgcagtgtggaaagagtttcgctCTGagtgatatataatataataataaaactttatttatagaccgccgtctctccccaagaggactcagggtggtttacatacaaaagaaaaaatcaaacatttaatacctATGTGAATACTAAgatctttaaaataatacaaaatagtaACACAAACTTATaacaaaaaaacatcaaaataaaatctgAGTAATCAAATGAAATTATACTCATAACATAATAAAGAATTAAGACATACACCCTGAGGAAACAATTAAAGTACAAATACATTGGGCTATATGTGCCTAGAGTGTTGACGGAGCTTCACTGAGACTGGAAATCTACATATACATCAAAGGATTCATACTGGGTAGAAACCCTAGACATCCTTAGAGTATGTACAAAGTTTCAGCTGCAGTTCAGGTCTATGTTCACATCAAtgaacccacactggggagaaaccctataaactCAAGGCATGTGAAAGAGCTTCTCGGAGAGTTGAACTCTACATCGACATAGAATACACATTGGAGAGAACAGTGGTTTCTGGCCCCAGAGACACTCTCTTTGTTGTGTCATACgttatttttgtgtcagtaaaataataatagcaacttcatttttgttcccttcctccatctccccaattcttgtctgttttggtgcaaaattcgtaaatacagtaattactatttatttatttaaagtatttatattccgcccttctcaccctgaagaggactcacaACGTTACTGtatattgaatttctttttctgttgatttgttgtaaaacatgatgttttgatgcttaattttttTAAGTTGTAATGCAAtctgacgtttaataggcttttctttaatctccGTGTTTTCCAAGATTTACGCATATCCAACATTCTGGCGGCCCATTTAGGTTGCAAACACAAGACTCTCCTTTAGCAGAAAAAATAGAGTCTGAATAAGTTAATTGGTAAGATGAAAAGAAGGAATACTCACTCTGCGAATTTGGATGCTCTTTATGTCACTTGGATTTTAGTAGTGTCCATTTTAATTACTGTCGTTGAATATTTGAATATTGTTTTATCTCATTAAGTTGGGTTTTGTTTTCCGTAAGTGTTGTTTATGCTATTGTGCTATTACTAACATTGATATATCTTACTTGTATTGTACGTGTTTCACAGTACCAATATGTGCTGTTTTGTAAGACACCCTGAGACCCTTTGGGAGATGGGGGTGGGGCATTGTGATAAATTGCCTActtttaggccagggaaaagctcaggaagtaggcccaagtATTTTCGGCAACCATTTTGTGGGATGGTgcatggaggcagccatcttagagtacccatttcctagagcgggtggagcttaggagcagcctggagggaaatgtggagaacctttgtgattggctagaagaaagtgggcggagcttaatGAGAGTGAGGGAAAAAATGGCCTGAAAGGgtgcgttttaaaatctgacagttcaGTCAGGGTCTGAGGGTTGGCGAGACAGTTCTTattctttattgttttaatgattgcttatgtactgtctaattatgatttatgtttaattgtggttttattgttgtggttgttatggtttgaCATCACGTCAGTGTCCAGTGTATGGCtctgaagttttgtcagttatgtgtaaaccgctttgagtccccctaagtAGGggcgagaaaagcggtatagaaatactataaataaataataaaagaagaagaagaggtttTGAGTGTGTTAGGGAGAAGAGCAGTTATaggagccaaagagctggtgtagAGAACAGACAGATCCAAGAGAAAGGACTGCCTGGAGTTTTTAGGAATTCTAGTTAGAGGGAAGTCTGGTACTTTTTCCggagggagtgaagagttgttttgAAGCcaagtattgaactgtttttaaagtaaccatacgcTCCAATTTATTATTGCAACCGTtaagcttaagtgcctgtattgttcacacaaataaacaactttgttctttgttaaacaacaactgtctcaagagtgcctctatgtgaaCTAGTCCCATTGCAGTTTGGAGAAACAGAATTTTAAGATTAGTGGCAGCGTTTATTTAAAGGAATCTCAGGTCAGAGCCCTGAGTGCAAATCCAGCACATGCCAGCTATTAAAAAGCTCTTGTCAAACCAAATTCCTTTaaagtgtggtggtagccagtgatCACCGAAAATTACCTCAGAATACAGAGTTTGGTGGCAAAGCCTAAACAGCCTCC encodes:
- the LOC132772366 gene encoding zinc finger protein 160-like, yielding MLDLTDKKEKRSQVSVLQLNTLITVDMAEKPYKCLECGKSFAWSSLLRRHQRTHTGEKPFKCLECGQSFTDKGNLHAHQRRHTGAKPFKCLKCGQSFTQNGSLRRHQRIHTGEKPYKCLECGQSFTNKGNLHTHQRTHTGEKPYKCLECGQSFTQNSGLHSHRKTHTGEKPFKCLECGQSFASSSNLRSHQKTHTGEKPFKCLECGKSFTQNSHLHSHQQTHTGEKSFKCLECGQSFARSTILRSHQRTHTGEKPFKCLECGKSFTRSTILRSHQRTHTGEKPFICLECGQSFASSSHLRSHQKTHTGEKPFKCLECGQSFTVNGSLRSHQRIHTGEKPFKCLECGQSFARSGYLRTHQRTHTGEKPFKCLECGQSFSQNAHLRKHQRTHTGEKPFECLECGQCFTQNSHLRRHQRTHTGEKPFICLECGKSFTQNSHLRSHQKTHTGEKPFKCLECGQSFTVNGSLCSHQRIHTGEKPFKCLECGQSFTRSGYLRTHQRTHTGEKPF